The DNA window GCGTCTACGACAAGGATGCGCAAGTTCTTGGCCAGGCGCAGGAGCGCTGGCTCGACGATAATTTGATGCGCAGCGACACCCGCTGGAACGGGATCGCACAACAGGTCATGATGATGCCGCTCAACCGGCGCACCTATGACGACCAGCCCGAGCGGGCCTACAACCTCGATAGCTGGGCTGGCTATGACGTCCCACGCAAGCGGTTGATGAAGCGGCTCGAGAATGTCCCGAACGCCGTGGTGCTGACCGGGGACGAGCACCAGAACTACGCGGGCCTCCTGCTTTCTGGTGACACGCCAGTGGCAGCCGAATGTGTCGTTACGTCGATCACCAGCGGTGGTGACGGACAGGACCAGCGGCCCGGAAGCGATCGCATCCTGGCCAACAATCCCCAGCTGCAATTCATCAACGACCAGCGCGGCTACGGGGTCTGCGACGTTACTGCCGAAGCCTGGCGCACCGATTTCATGGTGCTCGACAAGGTCTCCACCCCGGGCGGCACCTTGTCGAAACGTGCCAGCGCGGTCGTGGAAGCTGGCCCGGCAAATCTGACGATTGCCTGATCGCGAATTGCCGCTTCTGGCAGGCGCGCGATATCATCGCGGTGTCATGAAACGCTGGCAGAGCGTGCCTCCGCCACCTTCCTGAATGCCTGCCCCCGGCCTGAATCGAGAGTTCCTACGATGCGCTATTTCGCCGCTGCCCTCGCCCTTCTCGCGGCTCCTCTGCTGCAGGCCTGCGCACCTGCATTGAATGCGGAACCCGCATCCGCCTCGCAGTCGGCACCAGCCGAACAGCGCGCACCGGTCACGATCCTCATTTCGATCGACGGGTTCCATCCATCCTATCTCGATCGCGGGATCACGCCGACCATATCGGGCCTCGCGCAAACCGGCGTGCGCACGGCAATGCGCCCGTCCTTTCCCAGCAAGACCTTCCCCAACCACTGGACGCTGGTGACCGGTCTTGTGCCTGACCATCACGGCATCACCGCCAACAGGATGGAAGACAAGGCCCGCCCGGACGAGGTCTTCACCATGGCGACGCTCGATCCCTTTTGGTGGAGCGCGGCCAAGCCGGTGTGGGTCGAAGCGGAGGAAGCGGGTATCCGCAGCGCTGCAATGTTCTGGCCCGGATCGGCCGTGCCATGGGGCGGCACCGCCCAGCCTTTCGGCGCCGTCACCGATGGCGTACTGCCGAGTGATTGGCAGCAATTCTCGATGCAGGTCTCGAACACCCAGCGCGTCAACGCCGTGCTCGACTGGCTGCGGCGACCGGCGGAGATCCGGCCCGAATTCGTCACGCTTTACTTCGACACCGTCGATACCGCCGGCCACAAGGGTGGCCCCGATAGCGAAGAGCTCAACGCAGCCGTGCGCGATGTCGACGCGCATATCTCCATGTTGGTCGAAGGCCTGCAAATCCTCGGCCAGCCTGCCAACATCGTCATCGTCTCCGACCATGGCATGGCCGCGACCAGTTCGCACCGCGTGGTTGTGCTCGACGATATCGTCGATGCGTCGCTCTATCGCCTGATCGATGCCGGAGCCTTCGCGACCTTCGAACCGCTGCCGGGTCAGGAAAACGCGTTCCGCGCCGCGATCCTCGCCGATCACGACCATATGACCTGCTGGCCGAAAGATGCGATCCCCGCCCGATACAAGTACGGAACCAACGATCGCATCCCGCCCTATTTCTGCCTTGCCGAAACAGGCTGGTCGATAACCCCCAAGGCATCCGAAGCGCGCTGGAGCGGCGGCAATCACGGCTACGACAATTTCGCGACCGAAATGCAGGCGGTCTTCGTCGCCAGCGGACCCGCCTTTCGCGAAGGCGTGACCTTGCCGGTGGTCGACAACACGGCGCTCGCTCCGCTAGTGCGCAAGCTGATAGGCCTGCCGCGTAGTCCGCAGGGCGACGGCCCGTACGACGCGCTCTTCCCAGCCATCAAACAAGCAGACTGAGCTTTCGTGCGGAACGCTTCCCCCTTCCCTGCCGTTAGGCTTGCAAAACAAGGGGAAGACAATGGTCGATAAATCGGAAAAATTCAGCTGGCTCGTACGTCTCGGTTATGCCGCGCGCGGTGTCACCTACATGCTGCTGGGCTATCTCGCCTTGTCCACGGGAAGCGGTGGCCAGGCGAGCGAAGGCTCGACCGGTGTGTTCGACATGCTCGAAGGGGTGCCGTTCGGTGAACCGCTCCTCTACGTGATCGCGCTGGGCATGCTCGCCTACGCGATCTACAAATTCCTTTCCGGCATCGCGAACATCTATAATCGCGACGACGACACCAAGGGCGTGCTCAAGAGGGTCGGAGACGTCGCATCGGGCGTGGCCCACAGCTTCCTTGCCTATGCCGCATTCCAGTACGCAGCCGCAGGCCAGCGATCGGGTGGCGGTGGCGGGACGCAGGAGCGTGCCAGCACCGTTCTCTCCTACGATCTGGGCGGAATCGTGCTCGGCCTCATCGGCCTCGGTTTCCTCGTTGGCGGCATCATGCAGGCCAAGAAGGCGTGGGACCTCGGCTTCATGAAGCGTATCAGCGGCCGTGCTCCGGGCTGGGTCTGCCATATCGGCCGTGCCGGCCATGCCGCACGCGCCGTCGTGTTCGCGTTGATCGGGTGGTCGCTGGTGCAGGCCGCGTGGTTCTCGTCGTCGGATCAGGTCAAGGGCCTCGGCGATGCGATCGTGAGCCTCAGCGATGATGGCATTCTCTATTCGCTGGTGGCGATCGGACTATTCTTCTTCGGGCTCTTCAGCCTGGTCACATCGCGCTATCGCGTGATCCCGCATCTGACTTCGGGCGACATGAAGCCCGACGTGCCGGGTCAGTAATCGGCCGCGCTCGATGACGGAGCCAAAAAATGCGGTCCTCTATCGCATGGTGATGGACAAGCATGTCTGTCCCTATGGCACCAAGTCCAAATGGCTGCTCGAAAGCGAGGGCTATGCGGTCGAGGACCATCACCTCACCACGCGTGAGGAAACCGACGCCTTCAAGGCCCAGCACGACGTACCCACCACCCCGCAAACCTTCATCGCTGGAAAGCGGATCGGCGGATACGACGCGTTGCGGGCGTTCTTCGACCGCAAGGTGAAGGACGATGGCGAGACCAGCTACCAGCCCGTGCTCGCAGTATTCGCGGTCGCGCTGGGGCTGGCGGTCTCGCTAGCGATCTGGAGCTTCGGCACGCCGCTGGTGTTGCGCACGGCGGAATGGTTCATCGCCTTCTCGATGGCGATGCTGGCCATGCTCAAACTGCAGGATGTCGAGCAGTTCTCGACCATGTTCGTCGGCTACGACCAGCTTGGCCGCCGCTTCGTGCCCTATGCCTATGCCTATCCGTTCCTCGAGGCGACGACAGCGATCCTGATGGCCGGGCATCTGCTGCCCTGGCTCTCGATCCCGATCGCATTGTTCATCGGCACGGTCGGTGCGGGCAGCGTGTTCTACGCGGTCTACGTGCAGAAGCGCGAGATCAAATGCGCCTGCGTCGGCGGCGGCAGCAACGTGCCGCTGGGCTTCGTCTCGCTGAGCGAGAATCTCGCGATGATCGCAATGGGTATCTGGATGCTGGCGCGGTACGGCCTGACCGCCTAAAGCGGCTTCCATGCTCTATTACGAAGATATCGAAGTCGGCAGCCATCGCGCGTTCGGCTCTTACGAAGTGACCGCCGAAGAGGTGAAGGACTTCGCGACCCGCTATGATCCGCAGCCCTTCCACCTTTCCAACGAGGCGGCGGCAAAAACCCATTTCGGGCGCATCTCGGCCAGCGGTTGGCACACCTGCGCGATGATGATGCGGATGCTGGTCGACGATTTGACCGAGCGGCAGGAAGCCGGCCTCGGCTCCCCTGGGATCGACAATCTGCGCTGGATCCGCCCAGTCTACCCCGGCGACACGCTCCGCTGCGAAACCGAAGTGCTCGAAAAGCGCCGGAGCCAGTCCAACCCCACGCTCGGCCTCTACAAAAGCCGGGTCGAGGTGTTCAACCAGGACGACGTGAAGGTCATGCAGATGGTCAGCAACGGTATGGTCGCAGTGCGGGATCCGGACGCGGCGGGCGGCTGAAATCGCTAATGCTGCCCGAACAGCATGTGCCATTATCAAACGCTAGCAGCACTTAAAAAGGCGTAATACCAGACCAATTGCGCAACGGCAGGTATCAGCCGCACGAATGGAATGGTGGACATTCGGATGCCTCGGTATCGGTTTCCGGCGATGCGCAAATGTTGTTCGATAGGCAAAGC is part of the Alteriqipengyuania halimionae genome and encodes:
- a CDS encoding alkaline phosphatase family protein; amino-acid sequence: MRYFAAALALLAAPLLQACAPALNAEPASASQSAPAEQRAPVTILISIDGFHPSYLDRGITPTISGLAQTGVRTAMRPSFPSKTFPNHWTLVTGLVPDHHGITANRMEDKARPDEVFTMATLDPFWWSAAKPVWVEAEEAGIRSAAMFWPGSAVPWGGTAQPFGAVTDGVLPSDWQQFSMQVSNTQRVNAVLDWLRRPAEIRPEFVTLYFDTVDTAGHKGGPDSEELNAAVRDVDAHISMLVEGLQILGQPANIVIVSDHGMAATSSHRVVVLDDIVDASLYRLIDAGAFATFEPLPGQENAFRAAILADHDHMTCWPKDAIPARYKYGTNDRIPPYFCLAETGWSITPKASEARWSGGNHGYDNFATEMQAVFVASGPAFREGVTLPVVDNTALAPLVRKLIGLPRSPQGDGPYDALFPAIKQAD
- a CDS encoding DUF1206 domain-containing protein, producing MVDKSEKFSWLVRLGYAARGVTYMLLGYLALSTGSGGQASEGSTGVFDMLEGVPFGEPLLYVIALGMLAYAIYKFLSGIANIYNRDDDTKGVLKRVGDVASGVAHSFLAYAAFQYAAAGQRSGGGGGTQERASTVLSYDLGGIVLGLIGLGFLVGGIMQAKKAWDLGFMKRISGRAPGWVCHIGRAGHAARAVVFALIGWSLVQAAWFSSSDQVKGLGDAIVSLSDDGILYSLVAIGLFFFGLFSLVTSRYRVIPHLTSGDMKPDVPGQ
- a CDS encoding MauE/DoxX family redox-associated membrane protein; the protein is MTEPKNAVLYRMVMDKHVCPYGTKSKWLLESEGYAVEDHHLTTREETDAFKAQHDVPTTPQTFIAGKRIGGYDALRAFFDRKVKDDGETSYQPVLAVFAVALGLAVSLAIWSFGTPLVLRTAEWFIAFSMAMLAMLKLQDVEQFSTMFVGYDQLGRRFVPYAYAYPFLEATTAILMAGHLLPWLSIPIALFIGTVGAGSVFYAVYVQKREIKCACVGGGSNVPLGFVSLSENLAMIAMGIWMLARYGLTA
- a CDS encoding MaoC family dehydratase, which produces MLYYEDIEVGSHRAFGSYEVTAEEVKDFATRYDPQPFHLSNEAAAKTHFGRISASGWHTCAMMMRMLVDDLTERQEAGLGSPGIDNLRWIRPVYPGDTLRCETEVLEKRRSQSNPTLGLYKSRVEVFNQDDVKVMQMVSNGMVAVRDPDAAGG